A single genomic interval of Hafnia alvei harbors:
- a CDS encoding YbaK/prolyl-tRNA synthetase associated domain-containing protein has translation MSIATFARLTALLDEHQARYRVVEHPMAGKSEEVAKIRGTQLGQGAKALVCHVKGNGIKQHVLAILPADQQADLSALAHGIGGTRASLASPVEVDALTDCVFGAIPPFSFHPDLLLVADPLLFQRFDELAFNAGTLERSLILNTQDYQRIAQPKLVTFIRSE, from the coding sequence ATGTCGATAGCAACATTTGCGCGTTTAACGGCTCTGCTTGATGAGCATCAGGCTCGTTACCGCGTTGTAGAACACCCTATGGCGGGAAAATCTGAAGAAGTGGCAAAAATTCGCGGCACCCAGCTTGGACAGGGAGCCAAGGCGCTAGTCTGCCATGTGAAGGGAAACGGGATTAAGCAACATGTTTTAGCCATACTGCCCGCCGACCAACAGGCCGATCTCAGCGCGTTAGCGCACGGCATCGGCGGCACCCGAGCGTCATTAGCCAGCCCGGTGGAAGTCGATGCATTAACCGACTGCGTATTTGGTGCAATCCCGCCTTTTAGCTTCCACCCAGACTTGTTATTGGTGGCCGATCCGCTGTTATTTCAACGCTTCGATGAATTAGCATTTAACGCCGGTACGCTTGAGCGTTCACTGATCCTCAACACGCAGGACTATCAGCGCATCGCTCAGCCTAAGTTGGTCACGTTTATTCGCAGTGAATAG
- a CDS encoding beta-galactosidase subunit beta codes for MIILNTLDEFQRIYREGKKWQRCMEAINNLKNIAPNIFYSIGDSLVYRLADGSVEPVELFEGNRRYFDVHYYLAGQETVEIANKNTLTPEIAYRDESDREFYRGRGEAYSLKAGNVVIFENHQARRFGQARGVRKVILQVTVEETYFLNK; via the coding sequence ATGATTATTTTAAATACCTTAGACGAGTTCCAGCGTATTTATCGAGAGGGGAAAAAATGGCAGCGTTGTATGGAGGCTATCAATAACCTTAAAAATATTGCTCCTAATATTTTTTATTCGATAGGCGATTCGCTGGTATATCGCCTCGCTGATGGTTCTGTAGAGCCGGTAGAGTTATTTGAAGGAAATCGGCGTTATTTTGATGTGCATTATTATTTAGCCGGACAGGAAACGGTTGAGATTGCGAATAAAAACACGTTAACTCCAGAAATTGCCTATCGCGATGAGAGTGATAGGGAGTTTTATCGTGGCCGAGGCGAGGCTTACTCCCTCAAAGCGGGCAACGTTGTTATTTTCGAAAACCATCAGGCACGCCGCTTTGGGCAAGCGCGAGGCGTGAGGAAGGTTATTCTTCAGGTGACCGTTGAGGAGACGTATTTCCTTAATAAGTAA
- the ygjJ gene encoding protein YgjJ, producing MLQAAETIEPAERQMPTPPDISASNAETAFRFYGEMGLGGSVYLNGDDKHKYSDGTYIEGGLEVKHGNWFGLLYGEGWTVQADHQGNAWVPDHSWGGFEGGINRFYGGYRTDKGTEWILSGRNDSSLDDLQWWGDFTPEYGYVIPNTRDLTYAAKVQNLTGDLRYSITAAPESRVDESKAWLHFGKYDRYSDKYTYQAMINGYLQYDIRPDLTLLNGLEITDGTGQLYLLGLQSKHLAGRVWHHTGKGDGHNPGSESGMMISGMVEPSKGLYLSTAWSYAKHWLDNAEDQTTSYAQFGIWYEYFDGKFATALDSRFYLRNDSTDASNSVFLMQYFYW from the coding sequence ATGTTGCAGGCGGCTGAAACTATTGAACCCGCAGAGCGACAAATGCCCACCCCACCGGATATCTCTGCCAGCAATGCCGAAACCGCATTCCGCTTTTATGGCGAAATGGGGTTAGGCGGCAGTGTTTATCTAAACGGAGATGATAAGCACAAATACAGTGACGGCACCTACATAGAAGGAGGACTGGAGGTCAAACACGGCAACTGGTTTGGTTTGCTCTATGGCGAAGGCTGGACAGTTCAGGCTGACCATCAGGGCAACGCGTGGGTACCAGACCACAGCTGGGGCGGCTTCGAAGGCGGCATAAACCGTTTTTACGGCGGCTACCGCACCGACAAAGGCACCGAGTGGATATTAAGTGGGCGCAACGATTCATCACTGGACGACTTGCAATGGTGGGGTGACTTCACGCCGGAATATGGCTATGTGATCCCCAATACTCGCGATTTAACCTATGCCGCTAAAGTACAAAATCTCACCGGAGATTTACGCTACAGCATCACCGCGGCCCCTGAAAGCCGTGTTGACGAAAGCAAAGCGTGGCTCCATTTCGGTAAATATGACCGTTATTCAGATAAATATACGTATCAGGCGATGATCAACGGTTATCTTCAATACGATATTCGGCCAGATTTAACCCTGCTTAACGGGCTGGAAATCACCGATGGCACTGGGCAACTCTATCTGCTGGGTTTGCAGAGTAAGCATCTCGCTGGACGCGTTTGGCATCATACCGGCAAAGGCGATGGTCATAACCCAGGCTCCGAAAGCGGGATGATGATTAGCGGCATGGTTGAACCAAGCAAAGGGCTTTACCTTTCCACCGCGTGGAGTTATGCCAAGCATTGGCTAGATAATGCTGAGGACCAAACCACTTCTTATGCGCAGTTTGGTATCTGGTACGAATACTTTGACGGTAAATTTGCCACCGCTCTCGACAGCCGTTTTTATCTGCGTAACGACAGCACGGATGCCAGCAACTCAGTATTTCTGATGCAATATTTCTATTGGTAA
- the ebgR gene encoding transcriptional regulator EbgR has protein sequence MATLKEIAKAAQVSVATVSRVLNDDPTLSVKSQTRQKILEAAERLEYKVPSAKRQANQYLTFAALYTHGKELEINDPYYLAMRYGIETQCEKLGVTLVSCYDFKGDGSLPVADGLLIIGKPQPAAQEILEQQELPLVYLDGVTDDPRFDCISVDLTRISQKVIDYFISRGYQRIGFIGGRDDEEYADPRELAFVEYGRSKNVVQPQDVYYGDFSSQAGYQCAMKMLSTSDNYPPALFVATDSIAIGVLRALHEHEIKVPQQIALISVNDIPTARFVFPALSTVRIHSETIGAQAVNLLMERIRDDRTIPLSVFVPSSLQLRDTTI, from the coding sequence ATGGCTACATTGAAGGAAATCGCGAAGGCGGCTCAGGTCTCGGTGGCGACGGTTTCACGGGTGCTAAATGACGATCCCACGTTGAGTGTGAAAAGTCAGACACGCCAGAAAATCCTCGAAGCTGCAGAACGCCTAGAATACAAAGTCCCCAGCGCCAAGCGTCAGGCCAATCAATACCTGACTTTTGCCGCACTTTATACTCATGGTAAAGAGCTGGAAATTAACGATCCTTATTACCTAGCGATGCGTTATGGTATTGAAACTCAATGTGAAAAATTGGGAGTTACTCTGGTTTCTTGCTACGACTTTAAAGGTGACGGCTCCTTGCCAGTTGCCGATGGTTTACTGATTATTGGTAAACCCCAGCCCGCAGCCCAAGAGATTCTTGAACAGCAAGAATTACCGTTGGTGTATCTTGATGGTGTGACTGACGATCCTCGTTTTGACTGTATCAGCGTCGACTTAACTCGAATCAGCCAGAAAGTGATCGACTATTTTATTTCGCGTGGCTATCAACGTATCGGATTTATTGGTGGTCGTGATGATGAAGAGTATGCCGACCCGCGTGAACTGGCGTTTGTTGAGTACGGGCGCAGCAAAAATGTTGTTCAGCCGCAAGATGTCTACTATGGCGATTTCAGCAGCCAAGCGGGTTATCAGTGTGCGATGAAAATGCTTTCTACATCAGATAATTACCCGCCTGCCTTGTTTGTCGCGACGGACTCCATCGCTATCGGTGTGTTGCGTGCACTGCATGAACATGAAATTAAAGTGCCACAGCAAATCGCGTTGATTAGCGTGAACGATATTCCTACCGCTCGCTTTGTGTTCCCGGCGCTTTCTACGGTGCGCATTCATTCTGAAACCATCGGCGCACAGGCCGTAAACCTACTGATGGAGCGCATTCGAGACGATCGTACCATTCCACTTTCGGTCTTTGTTCCAAGCTCTTTGCAGCTACGTGATACGACAATTTAA
- the ebgA gene encoding beta-galactosidase subunit alpha: MNNWENIEKQSENRLPARAWFHSYDSEEQAKGLDRSASQGFMLLSGKWAFNYFDHPEKVPAEFYHQPMAEWGDITVPGMWQMEGHGKLQYTDEGYPFPIDVPFVPTNNPTGAYQRQFSLPAEWLQRQIIIKFDGVETYFEVYLNGHYVGFSKGSRLSAEFDLSPYVQAGENLLAVRVMQWADSTYIEDQDMWWMAGIFRDVYLIGQPQVHLHDLTVVTEFDENYCDAELQICCVLNNNSTAPAAGLQLHAQLFDGDKCVAEQRQSADALSCRFSMLVTQPKQWNAEQPNLYLLLLTLRDSHGDIVEVIPQQVGFRDIKVRNGLFYVNGRYLKLHGVNRHDHDHKKGRAVDMARVERDIILMKQHNINSVRTAHYPNDPRFYALCDRYGLFVMAETDLESHGFANIGDISRITNDPAWEQTYVERIERHVMAQKNHPSIIIWSLGNESGYGCNIRAMAARCKQLDPTRLVHYEEDRDAEVVDVISTMYSRVSMMNAFGEYPHPKPRILCEYAHAMGNGPGGLAQYQAVFNQHKSLQGHYIWEWCDHGLLVHDEQGRERYQYGGDYGDFPNNYNFCMDGLIYPDQRPGPGLREYKQVLCPVNISSTDQPDVLLVENRYWFSAINDIELQVSYQIDGELIAQQTLAAPCLQPGEKEELQLATPSLPAGEVFINVAIVKRSATCYSEALHTLGHFQILRQPAESREPLPLRKLGALRNETHGHQQVISGNGFLLTFCRLSGELVSWLADGEEIVGRAPHLTFFKPTIDNHKQEFEGLWQPYHIHLMQHHFRAMRCFSQGEDQVIEIDSVVAPPVFDFGMRCTYRWRVTPAGHVTLDLSGTPYGNYQAIIPKIGLDFGISKRFKQVEYYGRGPGENYGDSCQSNLIGHYRQPVESLFENYPFPQDNGNRQEVRWLSVEDERGNGIFIQPRKPINFSLWPYSAEMLQQAQHINELEACDYLTLNLDDQILGLGSNSWGSEVLDSFRVYFKPFQYGFTMVPFRKVETATSELAKYDFQPQTVRTLS; this comes from the coding sequence GTGAACAATTGGGAAAACATAGAAAAACAATCTGAGAATCGGCTGCCAGCACGAGCTTGGTTCCATAGCTACGATAGCGAAGAGCAGGCGAAAGGACTGGACCGTTCCGCAAGCCAAGGCTTTATGCTGCTAAGCGGAAAATGGGCGTTTAACTACTTCGATCATCCGGAAAAGGTGCCGGCTGAATTTTACCATCAGCCGATGGCAGAATGGGGTGACATCACCGTTCCGGGCATGTGGCAGATGGAAGGCCACGGCAAACTGCAATATACCGACGAAGGTTATCCGTTCCCGATTGATGTGCCATTTGTTCCCACCAACAACCCTACGGGTGCCTATCAGCGCCAGTTCTCTCTCCCAGCTGAGTGGCTACAGCGTCAAATCATTATTAAGTTCGATGGTGTTGAAACCTACTTTGAAGTCTACCTCAATGGTCACTATGTCGGATTCAGCAAAGGCAGCCGCCTGAGCGCCGAATTTGATCTCAGCCCTTATGTGCAAGCCGGCGAGAACCTACTTGCGGTGCGGGTAATGCAATGGGCGGATTCTACCTATATTGAAGATCAGGATATGTGGTGGATGGCGGGAATTTTCCGCGACGTTTACCTGATTGGTCAGCCGCAAGTTCATCTGCATGACTTAACGGTCGTGACTGAATTTGATGAAAACTACTGCGATGCGGAACTCCAGATCTGCTGCGTGCTTAATAATAACTCCACCGCACCAGCCGCTGGTTTACAGCTCCACGCACAGTTGTTTGATGGCGATAAATGTGTCGCTGAGCAGCGTCAAAGTGCAGATGCTTTAAGTTGCCGGTTTTCGATGCTGGTCACACAGCCTAAGCAATGGAATGCCGAACAACCTAACCTCTATTTGCTGCTGTTAACCCTGCGTGATAGCCACGGCGACATTGTCGAAGTTATACCCCAGCAAGTTGGATTCCGTGACATCAAAGTGCGCAATGGTCTGTTCTATGTGAATGGCCGCTATCTGAAACTGCATGGTGTAAATCGCCACGATCATGATCATAAAAAAGGCCGAGCGGTCGATATGGCGCGCGTTGAGCGCGACATTATTTTGATGAAGCAACACAACATCAACTCCGTTCGTACAGCTCATTACCCAAACGACCCGCGTTTTTACGCGTTGTGCGATCGATACGGCCTGTTTGTGATGGCCGAAACGGATTTAGAAAGCCACGGCTTTGCAAATATAGGCGATATAAGCCGTATTACTAATGACCCCGCGTGGGAGCAGACCTACGTAGAGCGCATTGAGCGCCACGTTATGGCGCAGAAAAATCATCCTTCTATCATTATTTGGTCGCTCGGCAATGAGTCGGGTTACGGCTGCAATATTCGAGCGATGGCGGCTCGCTGTAAGCAACTCGACCCAACGCGGTTAGTTCATTATGAAGAAGACCGCGACGCAGAAGTTGTCGACGTTATCAGCACCATGTATTCGCGCGTCTCGATGATGAATGCATTTGGTGAGTACCCGCATCCGAAACCTCGCATCCTGTGCGAGTACGCTCATGCAATGGGCAACGGACCCGGCGGGTTGGCGCAATATCAGGCGGTTTTCAATCAGCATAAAAGCCTACAGGGCCATTACATTTGGGAATGGTGTGACCACGGTTTGCTGGTACATGACGAGCAAGGGCGTGAGCGTTATCAGTACGGCGGCGATTACGGCGACTTCCCGAATAATTATAACTTCTGCATGGATGGCTTGATTTATCCCGATCAGCGTCCAGGACCGGGGCTGCGGGAATACAAACAGGTGCTGTGCCCGGTCAATATTAGCTCGACAGACCAACCTGATGTGTTGCTGGTGGAAAACCGCTACTGGTTCAGCGCGATAAACGATATTGAATTACAGGTCAGTTATCAGATTGATGGTGAACTTATCGCGCAGCAAACGTTGGCTGCACCTTGTTTACAACCAGGGGAAAAAGAAGAACTGCAGCTGGCTACACCCTCTCTGCCTGCGGGCGAAGTGTTTATCAATGTGGCAATCGTTAAGCGTAGTGCGACGTGCTACAGCGAAGCGCTGCATACCCTCGGTCACTTTCAAATTTTGCGTCAGCCAGCGGAGTCTCGCGAACCGTTGCCGCTTCGCAAACTGGGTGCATTACGTAATGAAACGCATGGACATCAGCAGGTTATCAGCGGGAATGGTTTTTTACTGACGTTCTGCCGTTTGAGCGGTGAACTGGTTTCATGGTTAGCAGACGGTGAGGAAATTGTTGGGCGAGCACCGCATCTGACTTTCTTTAAACCGACGATTGATAATCATAAACAGGAATTCGAAGGGCTGTGGCAGCCGTACCATATACATCTGATGCAGCATCATTTCCGTGCCATGCGGTGTTTCTCGCAAGGCGAAGATCAGGTTATTGAAATTGACAGCGTCGTTGCACCGCCGGTATTTGATTTTGGTATGCGCTGCACTTATCGCTGGCGAGTCACTCCGGCAGGGCATGTCACGCTGGATTTGTCCGGTACGCCATACGGAAATTATCAGGCCATTATCCCAAAAATTGGCCTCGATTTTGGCATCAGCAAGCGCTTTAAACAGGTGGAATATTACGGGCGCGGGCCGGGTGAAAACTACGGTGATAGCTGCCAAAGCAACCTGATTGGCCATTACCGCCAGCCGGTTGAAAGCCTGTTTGAAAACTACCCATTCCCGCAGGATAACGGCAACCGGCAAGAAGTGCGCTGGCTTAGCGTTGAGGATGAAAGGGGCAATGGTATTTTCATTCAACCGCGTAAGCCAATTAACTTCAGCCTCTGGCCTTATAGCGCTGAAATGTTGCAGCAGGCGCAGCACATCAACGAACTGGAAGCGTGTGACTACCTGACGCTAAACCTCGATGACCAAATCCTCGGCCTCGGTTCTAACTCATGGGGTTCCGAAGTCCTCGATTCGTTCCGGGTTTACTTCAAACCGTTCCAATACGGTTTCACGATGGTGCCGTTCCGTAAAGTTGAAACCGCAACGAGCGAACTTGCGAAATATGATTTCCAACCGCAAACCGTACGCACACTTTCTTGA
- the ygjK gene encoding alpha-glucosidase: MKTLFHLAPLAAVLILAGCKTTHQDTTPLQANDYKNVINRTGAPHAMLDYDFDEHQRFNPLFDDGAWHGHLLPASSEGMGGFPGPALLTEEYINFMADNFDRLSVIKNGQKVAFTLQAYSIPGALVQTLTAPDVHVKMTLRFVTSRTSLLATEITTDAPLELVWDGELLEKYHLQEQKPQSDKTIEQAFPSYTRTLHATPDGLNVTFGKVRADANLMTSGDSQYQIHKTLPMNTQINGHSFVAKANIERSTTVYTTYSHLLTAAEVQKEQSKIADILKHPQAYLAASEQRWEGYLKTGLNNPDATPAQTRVAVKAIETLNGNWRSVAGAMKFDSVTPSVTGRWFSGNQTWPWDTWKQAYAMAHFNPDVAKDNIRAVFAWQIAADDPVRPWDAGFVPDLLAYNTSPERGGDGSNWNERNTKPSLAAWSVMEVYKTTGDKGWLEEMYPHLVAYHDWWLRNRDHNQNGVPEYGATRDKAHNTAKGEMIFTVKRGNKEQKMVGLDNYNRVLRSGKYDSIDIPAQVAAAWESGRDGAAVFGFIEPDQLQRYVDKGGKREDWQVLFAENRASDGTLLGYSLLQESVDQASYMYSDSSYLAEIADIFGKKDDVQKYREHAKKLADYINTCMFDDATGFYYDIRIEAKSLANGCAGKPIVARGKGPEGWSPLFNGAATQAHADAVVKIMKDPKEFNTYVPLGTAALTNPAFGADIYWRGRVWVDQLYFGLKGMERYGYRTDAVEMANRFFAHANGLIADGPIRENYNPLNGEQQGAPNFSWSAAHLYMLYNDFFTQK, from the coding sequence ATGAAAACATTATTCCATCTTGCTCCCCTCGCAGCCGTGCTGATACTGGCTGGATGTAAAACGACTCACCAAGACACCACGCCATTACAAGCCAACGACTATAAAAATGTGATTAACCGTACCGGCGCGCCACATGCCATGCTCGATTACGACTTTGACGAGCATCAGCGCTTCAATCCATTATTTGATGACGGCGCATGGCATGGTCATTTATTACCGGCAAGCAGTGAAGGCATGGGCGGATTCCCCGGTCCTGCGCTGCTTACCGAAGAATATATCAACTTTATGGCCGACAATTTCGACCGTCTGAGCGTGATTAAAAACGGCCAGAAAGTGGCGTTCACCCTGCAGGCGTACAGCATTCCTGGTGCGCTTGTTCAGACACTGACCGCACCTGACGTTCACGTAAAAATGACGCTGCGTTTTGTCACTTCCCGCACTTCTTTGTTGGCGACCGAAATCACCACCGACGCACCACTCGAGCTGGTTTGGGATGGCGAGCTGCTGGAAAAATATCATCTTCAAGAACAAAAACCGCAGTCGGATAAAACCATTGAGCAGGCGTTTCCTAGCTACACTCGAACGTTGCATGCCACGCCAGACGGCCTGAATGTTACCTTTGGTAAAGTGCGCGCCGACGCAAATCTAATGACTTCCGGTGACTCCCAATACCAAATCCATAAAACGTTACCGATGAACACGCAAATCAACGGACACAGTTTTGTCGCTAAAGCGAACATTGAGCGATCAACCACGGTTTACACCACCTACTCTCATTTACTGACGGCTGCCGAAGTCCAAAAAGAACAGAGCAAAATTGCCGATATTCTCAAGCATCCTCAGGCGTACCTCGCAGCATCGGAGCAACGCTGGGAGGGCTATTTGAAAACAGGGTTGAACAATCCTGATGCGACACCTGCGCAAACCAGAGTCGCCGTTAAAGCTATCGAGACGCTAAACGGTAACTGGCGTAGTGTTGCCGGGGCGATGAAATTTGATTCGGTGACTCCGTCTGTGACCGGACGCTGGTTCTCCGGCAACCAAACTTGGCCGTGGGACACTTGGAAACAAGCTTATGCCATGGCGCATTTCAACCCTGACGTCGCCAAAGATAACATTCGCGCCGTGTTCGCTTGGCAGATTGCGGCTGACGATCCTGTTCGCCCGTGGGATGCGGGTTTTGTGCCCGATCTGCTCGCCTATAACACCAGTCCGGAACGCGGCGGCGATGGCAGTAACTGGAATGAACGCAACACCAAACCGAGCCTTGCGGCTTGGTCTGTCATGGAAGTGTACAAAACGACCGGCGATAAAGGCTGGCTTGAAGAAATGTACCCGCATCTGGTGGCCTACCACGACTGGTGGTTGCGCAACCGTGACCACAACCAAAATGGCGTACCGGAATATGGCGCAACGCGCGACAAAGCGCATAACACAGCCAAAGGTGAAATGATCTTTACCGTTAAACGCGGCAACAAAGAACAAAAAATGGTGGGTCTGGACAATTACAACCGCGTATTGCGCAGCGGAAAGTATGACAGCATTGATATTCCCGCACAGGTTGCAGCCGCATGGGAATCTGGACGCGATGGCGCAGCGGTATTCGGTTTTATCGAGCCCGATCAGTTGCAGCGTTATGTGGATAAAGGCGGTAAACGCGAAGACTGGCAGGTGCTTTTCGCCGAAAATCGCGCTTCTGATGGCACGCTGTTGGGTTATTCGCTTTTGCAAGAGTCGGTGGATCAGGCCAGCTATATGTACAGCGATAGCAGCTATCTAGCTGAAATAGCAGATATTTTTGGTAAAAAGGATGACGTGCAGAAATACCGCGAGCACGCTAAAAAACTGGCCGATTACATCAACACCTGCATGTTCGATGACGCGACCGGTTTCTATTACGACATTCGCATCGAAGCTAAATCGTTGGCAAATGGCTGTGCGGGTAAACCGATAGTCGCACGTGGCAAAGGGCCCGAAGGCTGGTCACCGCTGTTTAACGGCGCGGCAACTCAGGCACATGCCGATGCCGTGGTGAAAATCATGAAAGACCCGAAAGAGTTTAATACCTATGTGCCGCTCGGCACCGCCGCCCTCACCAACCCGGCATTTGGCGCGGATATTTACTGGCGCGGACGCGTGTGGGTGGATCAGCTCTACTTCGGGCTAAAAGGCATGGAACGCTATGGATATCGTACTGACGCGGTGGAAATGGCGAATCGCTTCTTTGCTCATGCCAATGGCCTGATCGCTGATGGTCCAATTCGCGAAAACTACAATCCGCTTAACGGCGAGCAGCAAGGCGCACCGAATTTCTCTTGGAGCGCCGCTCATCTTTATATGTTGTACAACGATTTTTTCACGCAAAAATAG